One segment of Mycolicibacterium sp. YH-1 DNA contains the following:
- a CDS encoding NAD(P)H-quinone oxidoreductase, whose product MRAIVANPDSGLIWQEVPDIAAQAGEIVIDVTAAGVNRADLLQASGNYPPPPGASEILGLEVSGHISEVGHSVAGWSVGQPVCALLSGGGYAERVAVPAPQVLPVPPGVDLHAAAALPEVACTVWSNLVMTAGLAPGQLLLLHGGASGIGTHAIQVARALGVRVAVTAGSTEKLALCADLGADVLICYRDEDFVERVRASSDGRGADVILDIMGASYLDRNVDALAPDGRLVVIGFQGGVKAELNLGKLLSKRAGVIATALRSRPVDGPSGKGAIVDEVIARVWPMIADGRVRPIVGAELPITEAAAAHALLKSGEVTGKVLLRVAD is encoded by the coding sequence ATGCGTGCCATCGTCGCGAATCCCGACTCCGGGCTCATCTGGCAGGAAGTCCCTGACATCGCAGCTCAAGCTGGTGAGATCGTCATCGATGTGACAGCCGCAGGGGTCAACCGCGCCGACCTCCTGCAGGCCTCAGGCAACTATCCACCCCCTCCGGGGGCCAGCGAGATCCTCGGCCTCGAGGTGTCCGGGCACATCTCGGAGGTGGGACATTCGGTAGCGGGCTGGTCGGTCGGTCAACCCGTCTGCGCTTTGCTATCAGGCGGTGGATACGCAGAAAGAGTCGCCGTTCCCGCCCCACAGGTGCTGCCCGTTCCCCCGGGCGTGGACCTGCACGCCGCCGCCGCACTGCCCGAGGTCGCCTGCACCGTCTGGTCGAACCTCGTCATGACCGCCGGCCTCGCCCCCGGACAGCTGCTCCTGCTGCACGGCGGCGCCAGCGGCATCGGAACCCACGCCATCCAGGTGGCGCGCGCACTCGGCGTCCGCGTCGCGGTGACCGCGGGTTCGACCGAGAAGCTGGCGCTGTGCGCAGATCTCGGCGCCGACGTGCTGATCTGCTACCGCGACGAGGATTTCGTCGAACGGGTCAGGGCATCGTCCGACGGCCGCGGCGCCGACGTCATTCTCGACATCATGGGAGCCTCCTACCTGGACCGCAACGTCGACGCACTCGCGCCGGACGGCCGGCTGGTCGTCATCGGATTCCAGGGCGGGGTCAAGGCCGAACTCAACCTCGGCAAGCTGTTGTCCAAGCGGGCCGGCGTCATCGCGACGGCACTGCGGTCACGGCCGGTGGACGGTCCGTCGGGTAAGGGCGCCATCGTCGACGAGGTGATCGCGCGGGTCTGGCCGATGATCGCCGACGGGCGGGTCCGCCCCATCGTCGGCGCCGAACTGCCCATCACCGAAGCCGCGGCCGCCCACGCACTTCTGAAGTCCGGCGAGGTCACCGGCAAGGTACTTCTGCGCGTAGCGGACTGA
- a CDS encoding MarR family winged helix-turn-helix transcriptional regulator, with amino-acid sequence MEGMIAGRTASAMPGLDIAEQRSWQNFLDAALRLHATLNKSLVESHHLTLNDVRLLDVLDRSPTGSARMGDLAEELTSLPSRVTRQIHRLEAQKLVTRCSSPDDGRGVLATITPHGKMILNQAMATYGDGVRTHFLARLSRTQIAAMGENCRRIGAGLRSTSAPARFGRV; translated from the coding sequence ATGGAGGGGATGATCGCAGGGCGCACCGCTAGCGCCATGCCGGGGTTAGACATAGCGGAACAACGGTCGTGGCAAAATTTTCTTGATGCTGCGCTACGGCTCCACGCAACGCTGAACAAGTCGTTGGTCGAATCGCATCATTTGACACTCAACGACGTGAGACTGCTCGACGTGCTGGATCGGTCACCGACCGGTTCGGCGCGTATGGGGGATTTGGCCGAGGAACTCACGTCGCTGCCCAGTCGGGTGACGCGTCAGATCCATCGACTCGAGGCGCAGAAGTTGGTGACTCGCTGTTCGAGTCCGGATGACGGACGGGGCGTGCTGGCCACCATCACGCCCCACGGCAAGATGATCCTCAATCAGGCGATGGCGACCTACGGAGACGGTGTGCGGACGCACTTCCTCGCCCGGCTGTCACGGACGCAGATCGCCGCGATGGGGGAGAACTGTCGTCGCATCGGGGCAGGGCTGAGGTCCACATCGGCACCCGCGAGGTTCGGTCGGGTCTGA
- a CDS encoding crotonase/enoyl-CoA hydratase family protein, with product MGNSYESLTVEVSDHVAQVTLIGPGKGNAMGPAFWAELPVAFEALDADPDVRAIVLTGSGRNFSYGLDVAAMGNTLGPIMADGALAKPRSDFHKHLKGMQHTVTAVADCRTPVIASIHGWCIGGGVDLIAAVDVRYASADAKFSVREVKLAIVADIGSLARLPQILSDGHLRELALTGKDIDAARAERIGLVNDVFDDAEASLAAAHATAKEIAANPPLVVQGIKDVLDEQRTAQVSASLRYVAAWNSAFLPSKDLTEGISAMFEKRAPDFQGE from the coding sequence ATGGGCAATAGCTACGAGTCCCTCACCGTCGAGGTGTCCGACCACGTCGCACAGGTGACGTTGATCGGTCCCGGCAAGGGCAATGCCATGGGGCCCGCCTTCTGGGCCGAACTCCCCGTTGCCTTCGAGGCTCTCGACGCAGACCCAGACGTCCGGGCGATCGTGCTGACGGGATCGGGCCGCAACTTCAGCTACGGCCTCGATGTGGCCGCTATGGGCAACACCCTCGGACCGATAATGGCCGACGGTGCGCTGGCCAAGCCGCGCTCAGATTTCCACAAGCACCTCAAGGGGATGCAACACACCGTCACCGCGGTCGCCGACTGCCGCACACCCGTCATTGCCTCGATACACGGCTGGTGCATCGGCGGCGGTGTCGACCTCATCGCGGCGGTCGACGTCCGCTACGCCAGCGCCGACGCGAAGTTCTCGGTGCGCGAGGTGAAGCTCGCGATCGTCGCCGACATCGGCTCACTCGCCAGGCTGCCGCAGATTCTGTCCGATGGCCACCTGCGTGAACTGGCGTTGACGGGCAAGGACATCGACGCCGCGCGCGCCGAGCGGATCGGTCTGGTCAACGACGTCTTCGACGATGCCGAGGCCTCGTTGGCGGCGGCGCACGCCACCGCCAAGGAGATTGCCGCCAATCCGCCCCTGGTGGTGCAGGGCATCAAGGACGTACTCGACGAGCAGCGCACCGCACAGGTGTCGGCCAGCCTGCGCTACGTGGCCGCGTGGAACTCGGCGTTCCTGCCGTCCAAGGACCTCACCGAGGGCATCAGCGCGATGTTCGAGAAGCGGGCACCCGACTTCCAGGGCGAGTGA
- a CDS encoding DUF4334 domain-containing protein: MSTFANLVARTDVIADADLDAFWATLEPASIEDMLGEWKGGEFNTGHRANGFMNRLNWFGKTFHSADDAKPLVCLDADGNKFSNTEAMNGEASLWMEEFRGEVTASMVYDGQPVHDHFKKVDENTVIGIMNGKKAVDTTSGSPRYLYFYLERVQGLSLPT, translated from the coding sequence ATGAGCACCTTCGCGAACCTGGTCGCACGCACCGACGTGATCGCCGACGCCGACCTCGACGCGTTCTGGGCCACGCTGGAACCCGCGAGCATCGAGGACATGCTCGGCGAGTGGAAGGGCGGCGAGTTCAACACCGGCCACCGCGCCAACGGATTCATGAACCGGCTCAACTGGTTCGGCAAGACGTTTCACTCCGCCGACGACGCCAAGCCCCTGGTCTGCCTCGACGCCGACGGCAACAAGTTCTCCAACACCGAGGCGATGAACGGTGAGGCCAGCCTCTGGATGGAGGAGTTTCGCGGCGAGGTGACGGCGTCGATGGTCTACGACGGTCAGCCCGTCCACGACCACTTCAAGAAGGTCGACGAGAACACCGTCATCGGCATCATGAACGGGAAGAAGGCGGTCGACACCACCTCGGGTTCGCCGCGCTACCTGTACTTCTACCTCGAACGGGTCCAGGGCCTATCGTTGCCCACATGA
- a CDS encoding pyridoxal phosphate-dependent aminotransferase, which yields MTARLRPELADLPAYTPGRTVPGAIKIASNETVDGPLPSVRAAIVAATDTINRYPDNGYIELRAHLAKSLDGGSFAPEHIAVGAGSVSLCQQLIQITASVGDEVMFGWRSFEIYPLQIRTAGATPVAVPLTDHTFDLDAMLAAITDRTRLIFVCNPNNPTGTVVDPAALARFVAAVPSDILIALDEAYVEYIRDDLTPDSFGLVREHSNVVVLRTFSKAYGLAGLRVGYAVGDPDIITALGKVYVPFTATSVSQAAAIASLDAADELLARTDVVVTERARVTQALRDAGFTVPPSQANFVWLPLAAAKIDDFVNSAADNRLLVRPYGQDGVRVTVAARHENDAFLEFATRWIGDQ from the coding sequence GTGACTGCCCGCCTCCGACCCGAGCTGGCCGATCTGCCCGCGTACACGCCAGGCCGAACGGTGCCCGGTGCAATCAAGATCGCCAGCAACGAGACCGTTGACGGTCCGCTGCCCAGTGTCCGCGCCGCGATCGTGGCTGCGACCGACACCATCAACCGCTACCCCGACAACGGATACATCGAGTTGCGGGCACACCTGGCCAAGTCCCTGGACGGCGGCTCCTTCGCCCCCGAGCACATCGCGGTGGGCGCCGGCTCGGTGAGCCTGTGTCAGCAGCTCATCCAGATCACCGCCTCGGTCGGTGACGAGGTGATGTTCGGCTGGCGCAGCTTCGAGATCTATCCGCTGCAGATCCGCACGGCCGGCGCCACACCGGTGGCGGTGCCGCTGACCGATCACACCTTCGACCTCGACGCCATGCTGGCCGCGATCACCGACCGGACCCGGCTGATCTTCGTCTGCAACCCGAACAACCCGACCGGCACCGTCGTCGACCCCGCCGCCTTGGCCCGTTTCGTCGCCGCCGTGCCGAGCGATATCCTGATCGCCCTCGACGAGGCCTACGTCGAGTACATCCGTGACGATCTGACGCCGGACAGCTTCGGGTTGGTCCGCGAACACAGCAATGTCGTTGTGCTGCGGACGTTCTCGAAGGCCTACGGCCTGGCCGGCCTTCGGGTGGGCTACGCCGTCGGCGACCCCGACATCATCACCGCCCTCGGCAAGGTCTACGTGCCGTTCACAGCGACCAGCGTGTCCCAGGCGGCCGCCATCGCCTCGCTGGACGCCGCGGACGAACTCCTGGCCCGCACCGACGTGGTCGTCACCGAACGCGCCCGCGTCACCCAGGCGCTGCGCGACGCGGGGTTCACCGTGCCGCCGTCACAGGCCAACTTCGTCTGGCTGCCCCTGGCCGCCGCGAAGATCGACGACTTCGTCAACAGCGCCGCCGACAACCGTCTGCTGGTGCGGCCCTACGGGCAGGACGGCGTGCGCGTGACGGTGGCCGCCAGGCACGAGAACGACGCCTTCCTCGAATTCGCCACCCGATGGATCGGAGACCAATGA
- a CDS encoding Ig-like domain-containing protein, which produces MAGAHTNRRSRDFGVRRWLQVGAASAGVSAALFALSLTGPQVGVALADDSGQSSSSGSDNSSPGESSSSSSSNTSTKSPSNSKVDSGPKTSVGASSPARSKDDSDTDTDTDDTVKVKDKDPVKVTHKDADKDPVKDTVEAEADAESDVDTGVADPVIVEADVTPSSDQPPVVPSDSNKSSTVSPAVSTVSKIATVDSKVTDSLVAAATPEVEQTTVVEPDPLSTVAVVEPVIPWALQVEAHQDPRREFISRSIIAWTSDSMGWIGSLPVPTELKWHMEGAVWAVRRTFLNLAPAVAPVQVTGQSTGPITGRVDAVDPEGDRIVYRVVKGPTLGTVELNGDGTFTYTPGADFNGVDSFVIVAQDQGLHVNLFDPFRGGTRAGTLVNQGAIKFAFNYTTGAEYWTQERRDALQASATAVAAYLMVNAPVLLTYDVTGEDDSSSTTLAAASSELVSTSPGFFGTVVQNKLIHGIDSNGAEADGEIDWNFDSDWALGDVVGDDEYDFKAVAMHELMHSFGFTSRVRQVNTRVHWPVFSSFIVTAGGHKPIGADFKWDTAYDDYLTGANGGFYFGGANAVAAYGGLVPLFTPNPYESGSSMAHLDDKTFTGADEKMMNAKTGTGLSVRVLSPIELAILKDIGYIVVVPQQASSSPPANMLV; this is translated from the coding sequence ATGGCGGGTGCGCACACGAATCGCCGGTCGCGGGATTTCGGTGTCCGACGCTGGCTGCAGGTCGGGGCCGCGTCCGCCGGTGTGAGTGCGGCCTTGTTCGCCCTGTCGCTGACGGGTCCCCAGGTGGGTGTCGCCCTCGCCGATGACTCCGGTCAGTCGTCGAGTTCGGGCTCGGACAACTCGAGCCCCGGGGAATCGTCCTCGTCGAGTTCGTCGAACACCTCGACGAAGTCCCCGTCGAACTCGAAGGTCGATTCCGGCCCGAAGACCTCGGTTGGGGCATCGTCTCCGGCGCGTTCGAAGGACGATTCAGACACCGACACCGACACCGACGACACGGTCAAGGTCAAGGACAAGGACCCGGTAAAGGTCACCCACAAGGACGCTGACAAGGACCCCGTAAAGGACACCGTCGAGGCAGAGGCCGACGCAGAGTCCGACGTTGACACGGGCGTTGCGGATCCCGTCATCGTCGAGGCTGACGTGACACCGTCGAGCGATCAGCCGCCCGTTGTGCCGAGCGACTCGAACAAGTCCTCCACCGTGTCGCCAGCCGTGTCCACCGTGTCGAAGATCGCGACGGTGGACAGCAAGGTGACCGACTCCCTCGTGGCGGCGGCAACGCCGGAGGTCGAGCAGACCACGGTTGTCGAGCCGGATCCGCTGAGCACGGTTGCCGTGGTCGAACCGGTCATTCCGTGGGCGCTTCAGGTCGAGGCACACCAGGATCCGCGCAGGGAGTTCATCAGCCGGTCGATCATCGCGTGGACGTCCGATTCGATGGGGTGGATCGGCTCGCTGCCGGTGCCCACCGAGTTGAAGTGGCACATGGAGGGTGCGGTGTGGGCGGTACGCCGCACCTTCTTGAACCTGGCGCCTGCGGTGGCCCCGGTTCAGGTGACCGGCCAGTCAACGGGCCCGATCACCGGCCGCGTCGACGCGGTGGATCCCGAAGGCGACCGGATCGTCTACCGCGTGGTCAAGGGCCCGACGCTCGGCACCGTGGAGCTCAACGGCGACGGCACCTTCACCTACACGCCCGGAGCCGATTTCAACGGTGTCGACAGCTTCGTCATCGTGGCGCAGGACCAGGGGTTGCACGTCAACCTGTTCGACCCGTTCCGCGGCGGCACCCGGGCGGGCACACTGGTCAACCAGGGCGCGATCAAGTTCGCGTTCAACTACACGACCGGTGCCGAGTACTGGACCCAGGAACGTCGCGACGCGCTGCAAGCGTCGGCGACTGCGGTTGCGGCGTACCTGATGGTGAACGCGCCGGTCCTCCTGACCTACGACGTCACGGGGGAGGACGACTCATCCTCGACCACGCTGGCGGCCGCCTCCAGCGAACTCGTCAGTACCTCACCGGGTTTCTTCGGCACCGTCGTGCAGAACAAGCTCATCCACGGTATCGACTCGAATGGAGCAGAGGCCGACGGCGAGATCGACTGGAACTTCGACAGTGACTGGGCGCTGGGCGACGTCGTGGGTGACGACGAGTACGACTTCAAGGCCGTCGCGATGCACGAGCTGATGCACTCCTTCGGCTTCACCTCCCGGGTGCGGCAGGTGAACACACGCGTGCATTGGCCGGTGTTCTCGAGCTTCATCGTGACAGCAGGCGGGCACAAGCCGATCGGCGCTGACTTCAAGTGGGACACCGCCTATGACGACTATCTGACGGGCGCCAATGGCGGCTTCTACTTCGGCGGTGCCAACGCCGTAGCCGCCTACGGCGGACTCGTCCCGCTCTTCACGCCCAACCCCTACGAGTCGGGCAGTTCGATGGCTCACCTGGACGACAAGACGTTCACCGGCGCCGACGAGAAGATGATGAACGCCAAGACCGGGACCGGCCTGAGTGTGCGGGTCCTAAGCCCCATCGAACTCGCCATCCTCAAGGACATCGGATACATCGTGGTGGTCCCGCAGCAGGCCAGCTCTTCCCCGCCTGCGAACATGTTGGTATGA
- a CDS encoding nuclear transport factor 2 family protein, translating into MTAPVIERWHAFLAGGHDPDALDALLADDVVFYSPAVFSPQEGRDKTAMYLNAAAKVFAGTDFHYVGEWSAERSAVLEFAATIDGIYVNGVDMITWNEDGRIDSFKVMMRPFKGLQAIMPRMAEQLQ; encoded by the coding sequence ATGACAGCACCCGTGATCGAACGCTGGCACGCATTCCTGGCCGGCGGCCATGACCCCGATGCCCTCGATGCACTGCTCGCCGACGATGTGGTGTTCTACTCGCCTGCGGTCTTCTCACCGCAGGAGGGCCGTGACAAGACCGCGATGTACCTGAACGCGGCGGCGAAGGTGTTTGCGGGAACCGACTTTCACTATGTGGGCGAGTGGTCCGCGGAGCGTTCGGCGGTACTGGAGTTCGCGGCCACGATCGACGGGATCTACGTCAACGGTGTGGACATGATCACGTGGAACGAGGACGGCCGCATCGACTCGTTCAAGGTCATGATGCGCCCGTTCAAGGGACTGCAGGCGATCATGCCCCGGATGGCCGAGCAGCTGCAGTAG
- a CDS encoding bifunctional diguanylate cyclase/phosphodiesterase: MAAAGGLGLVAFAGWLLLDLGGPAANSVSAALGGIAFSVFATGCAFFATMRVRGRQRAAWTCLTVGLASYAVGDVLWTYLNLAGYGSSPAVMLADVSYLVFPVSICAAALISPEGAGTRSGLRLVLDGMIIATSTFIILWSLVLRDLFAGSASSTMKFALSVAYPFTDLVVVAIALMVVTKGINGFRLPLRLFAAGIVILAAANAMYVYLAANDRETTDLVRLGWASGMYLAGLAGMSSEPRPAPLAQPRTLSKLSLWLPYLPLPFAVALGVRELWPQIGYTGPVLGAGLLLVFTALLRQFLLLDENRTLRVTVADIALRDPVTDLANRALFNDRLTHAMQFRARNAVPVAVLLADIDDFKLVNDSLGHPVGDLLLRAVGDRIQENVRDWDTVARLGGDEFAVLLEDSADTVHAVTLRVVRAFDEPFAVDGRELYVRLSVGLATAPPTGDPDVTAGELFKRADLAMYSAKRDQASGVRAFTPDMRLEATHQPLPSRRERTGRHDGVARIQLINDLRHAIDARELTLVYQPKVSLTTNEVVGVEALIRWPHPDLGVLEPADFLPLVRQNGLMEAVTDVVLTRALEDAAGWHAAGVRIPVAVNLSAPSLNDESTPDRIRIALARHGLTADALSVEITEDLLLASVVHARAVLDRLRQSGIRVAIDDFGSGYSTMTYLHELPIDELKLDRHFVAPILHDERAAAIVRSVIELAGTFDLCSVAEGVETKAVADRLREYGCDLAQGHYFSAPVSAQAVRLNRWGPVLDPHRASPTAAARPSGA, from the coding sequence GTGGCCGCAGCCGGCGGGCTCGGGCTCGTCGCCTTCGCGGGGTGGCTGCTGTTGGACCTCGGTGGACCAGCGGCGAACTCCGTGAGTGCCGCGCTGGGCGGTATCGCCTTCAGCGTGTTCGCGACCGGATGCGCGTTCTTCGCGACCATGCGTGTTCGCGGCAGACAGCGCGCCGCGTGGACGTGCCTGACCGTCGGGCTCGCCAGTTATGCGGTGGGCGACGTGCTCTGGACCTATCTGAACCTGGCGGGTTACGGCAGCTCCCCGGCCGTGATGCTGGCGGACGTCAGCTATCTGGTGTTCCCGGTCAGCATCTGCGCCGCGGCTCTCATCAGCCCCGAGGGCGCTGGTACACGCTCGGGACTGCGCCTTGTGCTGGACGGGATGATCATCGCGACGTCGACGTTCATCATCCTGTGGTCGCTCGTCCTACGCGATCTGTTCGCGGGCTCGGCGTCATCCACGATGAAGTTCGCCCTATCGGTCGCCTATCCGTTCACCGACCTCGTCGTGGTCGCCATCGCGCTCATGGTTGTCACCAAGGGCATCAACGGGTTTCGACTTCCGCTGAGGCTCTTCGCCGCCGGGATCGTCATTCTCGCGGCGGCCAACGCCATGTACGTCTATCTCGCCGCGAACGACCGCGAGACCACCGATCTGGTTCGCCTCGGCTGGGCGAGCGGGATGTACCTGGCCGGACTGGCCGGAATGTCATCCGAACCCCGGCCGGCACCCCTGGCACAACCACGCACACTGTCGAAGCTCTCGCTGTGGCTGCCCTACCTACCGCTACCGTTCGCCGTGGCCCTAGGGGTCCGTGAACTCTGGCCGCAGATCGGGTACACCGGGCCGGTCCTCGGTGCCGGCCTGCTGCTGGTGTTCACCGCGCTGTTGCGCCAGTTCCTGCTCCTCGACGAGAACCGGACCCTGCGCGTCACCGTCGCCGATATCGCGTTACGCGATCCGGTCACCGACCTTGCCAACCGTGCGCTGTTCAATGACCGGTTGACGCATGCGATGCAGTTTCGGGCTCGCAACGCCGTGCCCGTCGCGGTGCTATTGGCCGACATCGACGACTTCAAGCTCGTCAACGACAGCCTGGGCCACCCGGTCGGCGACCTACTGCTCCGTGCAGTCGGCGACCGGATCCAGGAGAACGTGCGCGACTGGGACACCGTCGCCCGCCTGGGCGGTGACGAGTTCGCGGTCCTGCTCGAGGATTCCGCGGACACCGTCCACGCTGTCACGCTCAGGGTTGTCCGCGCGTTCGACGAACCCTTTGCAGTGGACGGCCGCGAACTCTATGTCCGGCTGAGCGTCGGCCTGGCAACCGCACCGCCAACCGGTGATCCCGACGTCACCGCAGGCGAGTTGTTCAAACGCGCCGACCTCGCCATGTACTCCGCCAAGCGGGATCAGGCCAGCGGTGTAAGGGCGTTCACCCCCGATATGCGATTGGAGGCCACCCACCAACCGCTGCCGAGCCGCCGGGAGCGGACCGGCAGGCATGACGGCGTGGCGCGAATCCAACTCATCAATGACCTTCGCCACGCGATCGACGCGCGCGAACTCACCCTCGTCTACCAACCCAAGGTGAGCCTCACGACAAACGAGGTCGTTGGCGTCGAGGCCCTCATCCGCTGGCCACATCCGGACCTGGGAGTCCTGGAACCCGCCGACTTCCTGCCACTGGTCCGCCAGAACGGCCTCATGGAGGCAGTCACGGACGTCGTGCTGACACGGGCACTCGAGGACGCGGCGGGCTGGCACGCCGCGGGCGTGCGCATCCCCGTGGCGGTCAACCTGTCGGCGCCGTCATTGAACGACGAGTCCACCCCCGACCGCATCCGCATCGCACTCGCCAGGCACGGCCTGACCGCTGACGCCCTGTCGGTGGAGATCACCGAGGACCTTCTGCTGGCCAGTGTCGTGCACGCCCGCGCGGTGCTGGACCGGCTGCGTCAGTCGGGCATCCGGGTGGCGATCGACGATTTCGGCAGCGGCTACTCAACCATGACCTACCTGCACGAGCTGCCGATCGACGAGCTCAAGCTCGACCGGCACTTCGTCGCCCCGATCCTGCACGATGAGCGCGCCGCGGCGATCGTTCGCTCGGTCATCGAACTGGCGGGCACCTTCGACCTGTGCAGCGTCGCAGAGGGTGTCGAGACGAAGGCCGTCGCCGACCGGCTCCGGGAGTACGGCTGCGACCTGGCCCAGGGGCACTACTTCAGCGCCCCAGTGTCAGCCCAGGCCGTGCGGCTCAATCGTTGGGGACCGGTGCTGGACCCGCACCGGGCCTCCCCTACTGCAGCTGCTCGGCCATCCGGGGCATGA
- a CDS encoding metallophosphoesterase, with the protein MRLLLIADTHVPTRAADLPAVVWDEVPRADVVIHAGDWIDVSLLDDLERRAQRLVACWGNNDGEELRRRLPERADENLGGVRFTVTHETGASGGRDARMARRYPDTDVLVFGHSHIPWDTTADTGLRLLNPGSPTDRRRQPFCTYMTATVADATLTDVVLHQI; encoded by the coding sequence GTGAGGCTTTTACTCATCGCGGACACGCATGTGCCCACACGTGCTGCAGACCTGCCCGCCGTGGTGTGGGACGAGGTCCCACGTGCCGATGTCGTGATCCACGCCGGGGACTGGATCGACGTGTCGCTGCTGGACGACCTGGAGCGCCGGGCTCAACGGCTGGTCGCCTGCTGGGGTAACAACGACGGCGAGGAGTTGCGTCGTCGGCTGCCCGAGCGGGCCGACGAGAACCTTGGCGGTGTGCGGTTCACCGTGACGCACGAGACGGGGGCCTCGGGCGGGCGGGACGCCCGGATGGCGAGGCGCTACCCCGATACCGACGTCCTGGTGTTCGGACACAGCCACATCCCGTGGGACACGACGGCCGACACCGGTCTGCGGCTGCTCAATCCCGGGTCGCCCACCGATCGTCGTCGCCAGCCGTTCTGCACGTATATGACGGCTACCGTCGCCGACGCCACATTGACCGACGTGGTGCTGCACCAGATCTGA
- a CDS encoding SGNH/GDSL hydrolase family protein — MDIQNDWITTAVIEDLVFGALELERTEHSVRPHRLPAGARAQCADSQLAMAESQPSGVRLVFRTRATTIELDTLPTKLIYIGAPPRPQGVYDLLVDGQLVGQAGAPGGNTVTIDMATGAADRQAGPVSTVRFEDLPDRIKRVEIWLPHNESTELVGLRTDAVVEPAPDDGRRVWLHHGSSISQGSGAASPSTTWPALSASHGGVELINLGMSGSALLDPFTARAMRDTPADLISVKIGINVVNADVMRMRAFGPAVHGFLDTIREGHPSTPLLVVSPIFCPIHEDTPGPGAFDFEALGRGELRFVATGDPTERSAGKLTLRSIREELARIVAQRSGQDPNLHYLDGCELYGEADHERLPLPDQLHPDATTHQLIGERFAKRVFTDTGAFACNSA; from the coding sequence ATGGACATCCAGAACGACTGGATCACGACGGCCGTCATCGAGGATCTCGTGTTCGGGGCTCTCGAACTCGAACGCACCGAACACAGCGTGCGGCCGCACCGGCTGCCTGCTGGTGCACGCGCACAATGCGCTGACAGCCAACTGGCGATGGCGGAGTCGCAGCCCTCGGGGGTGCGGTTGGTCTTCCGCACCCGCGCGACGACCATCGAACTCGACACGCTGCCCACCAAACTGATCTACATCGGCGCCCCGCCGCGACCACAGGGCGTGTATGACTTGCTCGTCGACGGTCAACTGGTCGGTCAAGCGGGTGCCCCCGGCGGCAACACCGTGACCATCGACATGGCGACGGGCGCCGCGGACAGGCAGGCGGGACCCGTCAGCACCGTCCGTTTCGAGGACCTGCCCGACCGCATCAAGAGGGTCGAGATATGGCTGCCGCACAACGAGAGCACGGAATTGGTCGGACTGCGTACCGACGCGGTCGTCGAACCCGCGCCGGATGACGGTCGCCGCGTGTGGCTGCACCATGGCAGCTCGATCAGTCAGGGCTCCGGCGCCGCCAGTCCGTCCACCACCTGGCCGGCTCTCTCTGCCTCGCACGGAGGCGTGGAGCTGATCAACCTCGGGATGAGCGGCAGCGCGTTGCTTGACCCCTTCACCGCCCGCGCGATGCGCGACACCCCCGCCGATCTGATCAGCGTCAAGATCGGCATCAACGTGGTCAATGCCGATGTGATGCGCATGCGTGCGTTCGGCCCTGCGGTGCACGGCTTCCTCGACACGATCCGGGAAGGTCACCCCAGTACCCCACTGCTGGTCGTCTCGCCGATCTTCTGCCCCATCCACGAGGACACCCCGGGGCCGGGCGCATTCGACTTCGAAGCGCTCGGTAGGGGAGAGCTGCGATTCGTTGCCACCGGAGATCCCACCGAGCGCTCAGCCGGCAAGCTGACGTTGCGCAGCATCAGGGAGGAGTTGGCTCGAATCGTGGCGCAGCGGTCCGGGCAGGACCCCAATCTGCACTACCTCGACGGGTGCGAGCTGTACGGCGAAGCCGATCACGAGCGACTGCCGCTACCTGATCAACTCCACCCGGATGCCACGACCCATCAGCTCATCGGTGAACGCTTCGCGAAACGCGTCTTCACCGATACCGGGGCCTTCGCGTGTAACTCAGCATGA
- a CDS encoding helix-turn-helix domain-containing protein, whose amino-acid sequence MTQLGRYTCGLDAAMAVVDGKWKPLILWELEAGPKRFNALHRSLTGISQKMLTQNLKELQRYGVVHRESYHEVPPRVEYSMTGPGRQLLEALEPLGDWATEHIDLICAADTA is encoded by the coding sequence GTGACACAACTCGGCCGATACACGTGTGGTCTGGACGCGGCGATGGCTGTCGTCGACGGGAAGTGGAAGCCGCTGATTCTCTGGGAGTTGGAGGCGGGGCCCAAGCGGTTCAACGCCCTGCACCGCAGCCTGACCGGCATCTCACAGAAGATGCTGACGCAGAACCTCAAGGAACTGCAGCGCTACGGCGTCGTGCACCGCGAGAGTTATCACGAGGTGCCGCCGAGGGTGGAGTACTCGATGACCGGACCCGGCCGGCAGCTACTGGAAGCGCTTGAGCCGCTTGGCGACTGGGCCACCGAGCACATCGACCTCATCTGCGCCGCCGACACCGCCTAG